The following proteins are co-located in the Bordetella bronchialis genome:
- the rpoZ gene encoding DNA-directed RNA polymerase subunit omega, which yields MARITVEDCLIHIPNRFTLTLAATYRARELAQGHAPRLDSKDKPTVTALKEIAAGQTGAEMLRKVPT from the coding sequence ATGGCCCGCATTACCGTTGAAGATTGTCTGATTCATATCCCGAATCGTTTCACGCTGACCCTGGCCGCCACTTATCGTGCCCGCGAACTGGCGCAGGGCCATGCCCCGCGGCTCGACAGCAAGGACAAGCCCACGGTGACCGCGTTGAAGGAAATCGCCGCGGGCCAGACCGGCGCTGAAATGCTGCGTAAAGTACCGACCTGA
- a CDS encoding RelA/SpoT family protein, with amino-acid sequence MAFPALKYASTGLLAALRAGSRLGRRPGRKQGKTAPSPIAAAVQQAAETPASAPIASLAPLTEIISKYLDPKDVERVREAYRFADQAHLGQFRASGAPYISHPIAVTEICAGWKLDANALSAALLHDVMEDQGVTKHELAERFSPEVAELVDGLSKLDRLDFATKAEQQAESFRKMLLAMARDVRVILIKLADRVHNMRTLDAVAPEKRRRIARETLDIYAPIAHRLGLNLLFRELQDLCFAAMYPNRYQVLYKAVLAARGNRREVIGKIEDAVRAALPAAGIEAEVTGREKTLYGIYRKMVDQKKTFSEVLDIYGFRVIVHTLPECYLALGTLHQLYRPVPGKFKDYIAIPKVNGYQSLHTTLVGPYGTPVEFQFRTRDMHHVAEEGVASHWLYKSADVSLNDLQKRTHQWLQSLLDIQSQTGDSSEFLEHVKVDLFPDAVYVFTPHGKIISLPRGATPVDFAYAIHTDIGNQAVAAKVNNEFIPLRTELSSGDTVEIITSPASRPNAQWLNYVRTGRARSEIRHYLRTVKYAESVAFGERLLTQALQELHLSLPPANDPEWEKLARSSGASSRDEILADIGLGKRLAAVVARRFAPEHELIATTAAAVDEITAARSAPILIQGNEGQAVQLAPCCGPLPGDPIIAGMRLGHGLVVHTADCPVAARQRAREPERWINVAWDTQTAKHLSTRLDIVTRNERGVLGRLAAEITATDANIVHVTMHDDAVATVSLHVTVQVDSRKHLAQVIRAIRHVPQVQKIVRVKG; translated from the coding sequence ATGGCCTTCCCCGCACTCAAGTACGCCTCCACGGGTCTGCTCGCCGCCCTGCGCGCGGGCTCACGCCTGGGCCGCCGGCCCGGCCGTAAACAGGGCAAGACCGCGCCCTCGCCCATCGCGGCCGCCGTGCAACAGGCGGCCGAAACGCCGGCTTCCGCCCCCATCGCATCGCTGGCGCCGCTGACGGAAATCATCAGCAAGTACCTGGACCCCAAGGATGTCGAGCGGGTCCGCGAAGCCTATCGCTTCGCCGACCAGGCGCACCTGGGGCAATTCCGCGCCAGCGGCGCGCCGTACATCTCGCATCCGATTGCCGTCACGGAAATCTGCGCGGGCTGGAAGCTGGACGCCAACGCCCTGTCGGCGGCGCTGCTGCACGACGTCATGGAAGACCAGGGCGTCACCAAGCACGAACTGGCCGAACGCTTCAGCCCCGAAGTCGCCGAACTGGTGGACGGCCTGTCCAAACTGGACAGGCTGGACTTCGCCACCAAGGCGGAACAGCAGGCGGAAAGCTTCCGCAAGATGCTGCTGGCCATGGCGCGCGACGTGCGCGTCATCCTGATCAAGCTGGCCGACCGCGTGCACAACATGCGCACACTGGATGCGGTCGCCCCGGAAAAGCGCCGGCGCATCGCCCGCGAAACGCTGGACATCTACGCCCCCATCGCGCACCGCCTGGGCTTGAACCTGCTGTTCCGCGAACTGCAGGACCTGTGTTTCGCGGCCATGTATCCCAACCGCTACCAGGTGCTGTACAAGGCCGTGCTGGCCGCGCGCGGCAACCGCCGCGAGGTCATCGGCAAGATCGAGGACGCCGTGCGGGCGGCGCTGCCTGCAGCGGGCATCGAAGCCGAAGTCACCGGACGCGAGAAGACGCTGTACGGCATCTACCGCAAGATGGTCGACCAGAAAAAGACCTTCTCCGAGGTCCTGGACATCTACGGTTTCCGCGTCATCGTCCATACGCTGCCGGAATGCTATCTGGCCCTGGGCACCCTGCACCAGCTGTATCGCCCGGTGCCGGGCAAGTTCAAGGACTACATCGCCATCCCCAAGGTCAACGGCTACCAGTCGCTGCATACCACGCTGGTGGGGCCGTACGGCACGCCCGTCGAATTCCAGTTCCGCACGCGCGACATGCACCACGTGGCCGAAGAAGGCGTGGCATCGCACTGGCTGTACAAGAGCGCGGACGTATCCCTGAACGATCTGCAAAAGCGCACGCACCAGTGGCTGCAATCGCTGCTGGACATCCAGAGCCAGACCGGCGATTCCAGCGAATTCCTGGAGCACGTCAAGGTAGACCTGTTTCCGGACGCGGTCTATGTATTCACCCCGCACGGCAAGATCATCTCCTTGCCGCGCGGCGCCACGCCCGTCGATTTCGCGTATGCCATCCATACCGACATCGGCAACCAGGCGGTGGCCGCCAAGGTCAACAACGAATTCATTCCCCTGCGCACGGAGCTGTCCAGCGGCGATACGGTGGAAATCATCACCTCGCCCGCCTCGCGGCCGAACGCGCAATGGCTCAACTATGTGCGCACCGGCCGCGCGCGCTCGGAAATCCGCCACTACCTGCGCACGGTGAAGTACGCCGAATCCGTCGCGTTCGGCGAACGCCTGCTCACCCAGGCCCTGCAGGAACTGCATCTGTCCCTGCCGCCAGCCAACGATCCGGAATGGGAAAAACTGGCGCGCAGCAGCGGTGCCAGCTCGCGCGACGAAATCCTGGCCGACATCGGCCTGGGCAAGCGCCTGGCGGCCGTCGTCGCCCGCCGCTTCGCGCCCGAACACGAACTGATCGCCACCACCGCGGCCGCCGTCGACGAAATCACGGCGGCGCGCAGCGCGCCCATCCTGATCCAGGGCAACGAGGGCCAGGCCGTGCAACTGGCGCCCTGCTGCGGCCCCCTGCCCGGCGACCCCATCATCGCCGGCATGCGGCTGGGCCATGGGCTGGTCGTCCATACCGCGGACTGTCCCGTCGCGGCACGCCAGCGCGCGCGCGAACCCGAGCGCTGGATCAATGTGGCCTGGGACACCCAAACCGCCAAGCATTTGTCCACGCGGCTGGATATCGTCACGCGCAACGAACGCGGGGTGCTGGGCCGGCTGGCGGCGGAGATCACCGCCACGGATGCCAACATCGTGCATGTGACCATGCATGACGACGCGGTGGCGACGGTGTCCCTGCACGTCACCGTGCAGGTCGATAGCCGCAAACACCTGGCGCAAGTGATACGCGCCATCCGGCATGTGCCGCAGGTGCAGAAGATCGTGCGCGTGAAGGGCTGA
- the glnQ gene encoding glutamine ABC transporter ATP-binding protein GlnQ, with amino-acid sequence MSMVEFKNVSKRFGTSTVLNGISLNIEAGEVVVVVGPSGSGKSTFLRCINVLETIDEGDLLVDGYSVKGNPAQVREIRREAGMVFQQFNLFPQMTALENVMFGPVHTRGVPRAQARAEAQALLAKVGLEQRMDHYPSELSGGQQQRVAIARALAIKPKLMLFDEPTSALDPELRHEVLKVMRDLAEEGMTMVVVTHEMEFARRVGSRLLFIDGGKVAHDGSPEALLSDPPSQRLKDFLQHVA; translated from the coding sequence ATGAGCATGGTTGAATTCAAGAACGTCAGCAAGCGCTTCGGCACATCCACGGTCCTGAACGGTATCTCGCTGAACATCGAGGCCGGCGAGGTCGTGGTCGTGGTGGGGCCGTCCGGATCCGGCAAGTCGACCTTCCTGCGCTGTATCAATGTGCTGGAAACCATCGACGAAGGCGATCTGCTGGTCGATGGCTACAGCGTCAAGGGCAACCCCGCGCAAGTCCGCGAAATTCGCCGCGAAGCCGGCATGGTGTTCCAGCAGTTCAATCTGTTCCCCCAGATGACGGCGCTGGAAAACGTCATGTTCGGCCCCGTCCATACGCGCGGCGTGCCGCGCGCCCAGGCGCGCGCCGAAGCCCAGGCGCTGCTGGCCAAGGTCGGGCTGGAACAACGCATGGACCACTATCCATCCGAGCTCTCCGGCGGGCAGCAGCAACGCGTGGCGATCGCCCGCGCGCTGGCCATCAAGCCCAAGCTCATGCTTTTCGACGAACCGACCAGCGCGCTGGATCCCGAGCTTCGGCACGAGGTCCTGAAGGTCATGCGCGACCTGGCGGAGGAAGGCATGACCATGGTCGTCGTGACGCACGAAATGGAGTTCGCCCGGCGCGTGGGCAGCCGGCTGCTGTTCATCGACGGCGGCAAGGTTGCGCATGACGGCTCGCCGGAAGCGCTGCTGTCCGATCCGCCCAGCCAGCGCCTGAAGGACTTTCTTCAGCACGTCGCCTGA
- the glnP gene encoding glutamine ABC transporter permease GlnP, whose translation MNFDWSVVWAAVPNLLDGTVMTIKITFWGLVGGFLLGALAGVTRAYAPRALATIALVYVAVIRGTPIVVQVMFIYFALPLIASGLRIDAEIAAILTLMINSGAYIAEIVRGALLSVPKGLREAGQAMGLPFHKILVHIIGPVAVRRMIPPLGNQCIISLKDSSLFIVIGVAELTRQGQEIMASNFRAVEIWSAVAIIYLIITGLMAVGLRYAEKRMRIL comes from the coding sequence GTGAATTTCGATTGGTCTGTCGTGTGGGCCGCCGTGCCCAATCTGCTCGACGGAACGGTGATGACGATCAAGATCACCTTCTGGGGCCTGGTGGGCGGCTTCCTGCTCGGCGCCCTGGCGGGCGTGACGCGCGCCTACGCACCCCGGGCATTGGCCACCATCGCGCTGGTCTACGTTGCCGTGATCCGCGGCACGCCCATCGTGGTGCAGGTCATGTTCATCTACTTCGCCCTGCCGCTGATCGCCAGCGGACTGCGCATCGATGCCGAGATCGCGGCCATCCTGACCTTGATGATCAACTCCGGCGCCTATATCGCCGAAATCGTCCGTGGCGCGCTGCTGTCGGTTCCCAAGGGACTGAGAGAGGCCGGCCAGGCCATGGGCTTGCCCTTCCACAAGATCCTGGTGCACATCATCGGGCCGGTGGCGGTGCGCCGCATGATCCCGCCGCTGGGCAACCAGTGCATCATCAGTCTTAAGGATTCGTCGCTGTTCATCGTGATCGGCGTGGCCGAGCTGACCCGCCAGGGCCAGGAGATCATGGCCAGCAACTTCCGGGCGGTCGAAATCTGGTCGGCCGTGGCCATCATTTATCTGATCATCACGGGCCTGATGGCCGTCGGCCTGCGGTATGCCGAGAAAAGGATGCGCATCCTATGA
- the glnH gene encoding glutamine ABC transporter substrate-binding protein GlnH: MLNKKFAAMMAGMSVAWFAMTAPAAAQGSDRQLVVATDTAFVPFEFKKGDTYTGFDIDLWAAIAKQLNVKYKLQPMDFNGIIPGLQTKNIDVALAGITIRDDRKQVIDFSDPYYESGLSILVNADNGSIKNAADLGGKTVAVKTGTATVDYMQKNVPSAKLKLFPNIDNAYLELATGRVDAAVHDTPNVLYYANTAGKGRVKVVGNVKSGDYYGIAFPKGSPLVADVNKALAALKANGQYEAIYVKWFGKKPE; the protein is encoded by the coding sequence ATGCTCAATAAGAAATTCGCCGCCATGATGGCCGGGATGTCGGTGGCCTGGTTCGCCATGACCGCGCCGGCGGCCGCGCAAGGAAGCGACAGGCAGCTGGTGGTCGCGACGGACACGGCCTTCGTGCCGTTCGAATTCAAGAAGGGCGACACCTACACTGGTTTCGACATCGACCTGTGGGCCGCCATCGCCAAGCAGCTGAACGTCAAGTACAAGCTGCAGCCCATGGACTTCAACGGCATCATCCCCGGCCTGCAGACCAAGAACATCGACGTCGCGCTGGCCGGCATCACGATACGCGACGACCGCAAGCAGGTCATCGATTTCTCCGATCCCTACTACGAAAGCGGCCTGTCCATCCTGGTCAACGCGGACAATGGCAGCATCAAGAACGCGGCCGACCTGGGCGGCAAGACGGTGGCGGTCAAGACCGGTACGGCCACGGTGGACTACATGCAGAAAAACGTGCCGTCCGCCAAGCTCAAGCTGTTCCCCAATATCGACAACGCCTACCTGGAACTGGCCACCGGCCGCGTCGACGCCGCGGTGCACGACACGCCCAATGTCCTGTACTACGCCAATACCGCCGGCAAGGGGCGCGTGAAGGTCGTGGGCAACGTCAAGAGCGGCGACTACTACGGCATCGCCTTTCCCAAGGGCAGCCCGCTGGTCGCGGACGTCAACAAGGCCCTGGCCGCGCTAAAGGCCAACGGCCAGTACGAAGCCATCTACGTCAAGTGGTTCGGCAAGAAACCCGAGTAA
- a CDS encoding hydantoinase B/oxoprolinase family protein, which yields MKWQFWVDRGGTFTDIVGRRPDGSTTTIKMLSENPEQYRDAAVAGIRKLLGLAPGETVPADQVDCVKMGTTVATNALLERKGERTLLVTTRGFRDGLRIAYQNRPRLFDRNVVLPEMLYDGVVEAVERIGAAGDIVTPLDEAALRRDLQARYDEGIRAVAIVFMHAWREPRHEQRAAELAREVGYTQVSVSHEVSPLIKFVSRGDTTVVDAYLSPILMRYVQQVASELPGIRLMFMQSSGGLTDAHRFRGKDAILSGPAGGIVGMVRTSELAGFRQVIGFDMGGTSTDVSHYAGEFEREFETQVAGVRMRAPMMSIHTVAAGGGSILHFDGARLRVGPDSAGANPGPACYRRGGPLAVTDCNVLLGKIQPDFFPRVFGPQADQPLDREAAALGFAEMAVRVKAETGREMSPEQLAEGFLEIAVGNMAEAIKRISVQRGHDVTEYALTVFGGAGGQHACLVADALGMTTVFAHPLAGVLSAYGMGLADQTEMRQKTVERVLDDALVAALGQELDALARDAVAELRRQHVGEDAISVQRRLHLKYRGTDTALEVPFASAAQARADFEAAYRQRYSFLMPGRELVVETISVEATGGGEPVTEAPVDARREGPLAPRRQVRMYSGGAWHDTPLYVRDDMTPGDLLDGPAIISEKNQTTVVEPGWRAELTPRDHLVLRRVQARPQRRAVGTEADPVMLEVFNNLFMSIAEQMGYRLQNTAYSVNIKERLDFSCAIFDDRGNLIANAPHMPVHLGSMGESIRTVMTANADRMKPGDAYVVNDPYHGGTHLPDVTIITPVFDRAGREILFYVGSRGHHADIGGTTPGSMPPDSRTVEDEGVLFTNFQLVRDGEFREREAREILGSGKWPARNPDQNIADMRAQIAANEKGVQELLRMCDHFGLDVVRAYMGHVQDNAEEAVRRVISVLKDGSYEYPLDNGAVIRVAVRVDRDARSAVVDFTGTSPQLDNNFNAPGAIAVAAVLYVFRTLVDDEIPLNAGGLKPLEIIVPQGSMLRPNPPASVVAGNVETSMCIVNALYGALGVLAASQGTMNNLTFGNARYQYYETISGGTGAGPLRIDAPQDTSQGFDGQSVVQAHMTNSRLTDPEVLELRFPVRLESYEIRHGSGGKGRYRGGDGGIRRLRFLEPMTAAILSNNRRYAPFGLHGGEPGQVGRNYVERADGRIDPLGPQDSTELQAGDIFVVETPGGGGFGKI from the coding sequence ATGAAGTGGCAATTCTGGGTAGACCGTGGCGGTACGTTCACGGACATCGTGGGCCGTCGTCCGGACGGCAGCACCACCACCATCAAGATGCTGTCGGAGAACCCCGAGCAGTATCGCGACGCCGCCGTGGCGGGCATCCGCAAGCTGCTCGGCCTGGCGCCGGGCGAGACGGTGCCCGCGGACCAGGTGGATTGCGTGAAGATGGGCACGACCGTGGCCACCAACGCGCTGCTGGAGCGCAAGGGCGAACGCACCTTGCTGGTCACCACGCGCGGCTTCCGCGACGGCTTGCGCATCGCCTACCAGAACCGTCCGCGCCTGTTCGACCGTAACGTGGTGCTGCCGGAGATGCTGTACGACGGCGTCGTCGAGGCCGTCGAACGGATAGGGGCCGCCGGAGACATCGTCACGCCACTGGACGAGGCTGCCCTGCGGCGGGACCTGCAGGCCCGCTACGATGAAGGCATCCGCGCCGTCGCCATCGTTTTCATGCATGCCTGGCGCGAGCCCCGGCACGAGCAACGCGCCGCCGAGCTGGCGCGCGAGGTCGGGTATACGCAGGTGTCGGTTTCGCACGAGGTCAGCCCGCTGATCAAGTTCGTCTCGCGCGGCGATACCACGGTGGTCGACGCTTATCTGTCGCCCATCCTGATGCGCTACGTGCAGCAGGTGGCCAGCGAGCTTCCCGGCATCCGCCTGATGTTCATGCAGTCCAGCGGCGGCCTCACGGATGCGCATCGCTTCCGCGGCAAGGACGCCATCCTGTCCGGCCCGGCGGGTGGGATCGTCGGCATGGTCCGTACCAGCGAACTGGCGGGCTTCCGGCAGGTAATCGGCTTCGACATGGGCGGCACGTCCACCGATGTATCGCACTATGCCGGCGAATTCGAGCGCGAATTCGAAACGCAGGTGGCGGGCGTGCGGATGCGCGCGCCCATGATGAGCATCCACACGGTGGCGGCCGGGGGCGGCTCCATCCTGCATTTCGACGGTGCGCGATTGCGTGTCGGGCCGGATTCGGCGGGCGCCAATCCCGGCCCGGCCTGCTACCGCCGCGGCGGCCCGCTGGCCGTGACGGACTGCAATGTGCTGCTGGGCAAGATCCAGCCGGACTTCTTTCCGCGTGTGTTCGGCCCCCAGGCGGACCAGCCCCTGGATCGCGAGGCGGCCGCGCTCGGCTTCGCCGAAATGGCGGTCCGGGTCAAGGCCGAGACCGGGCGGGAGATGAGCCCGGAGCAATTGGCCGAGGGTTTCCTGGAAATCGCCGTGGGCAATATGGCCGAAGCCATCAAGCGGATCTCGGTGCAGCGCGGACATGACGTGACGGAGTACGCCCTGACGGTCTTCGGCGGTGCCGGCGGCCAGCATGCCTGCCTGGTGGCCGACGCCCTGGGCATGACGACGGTGTTCGCCCACCCGCTGGCCGGGGTGTTGTCCGCCTACGGCATGGGGCTGGCGGACCAGACCGAAATGCGCCAGAAAACCGTCGAGCGGGTGCTGGACGATGCGCTGGTCGCGGCGCTGGGCCAGGAGCTGGACGCGCTGGCCCGCGACGCCGTGGCCGAACTGCGCCGCCAGCACGTTGGCGAGGACGCGATCTCCGTGCAGCGTCGCCTGCACCTGAAATATCGCGGCACCGACACCGCGCTGGAGGTGCCGTTCGCCTCCGCCGCCCAGGCGCGCGCCGACTTCGAGGCCGCGTACCGGCAGCGCTACTCCTTCCTGATGCCGGGCCGCGAGCTGGTCGTGGAAACCATTTCCGTGGAAGCCACCGGTGGCGGCGAGCCGGTGACGGAAGCGCCGGTGGACGCGCGTCGCGAGGGGCCGCTGGCGCCGCGCCGGCAGGTACGCATGTACAGCGGCGGCGCCTGGCACGACACGCCCCTGTACGTGCGCGACGACATGACGCCGGGCGACCTGCTGGACGGTCCGGCCATTATCTCGGAGAAGAACCAGACCACCGTGGTGGAGCCCGGCTGGCGCGCCGAGCTCACGCCGCGCGACCACCTGGTGCTGCGCCGCGTGCAGGCCCGGCCGCAGCGCCGCGCCGTGGGCACCGAGGCCGACCCCGTCATGCTGGAGGTGTTCAATAACCTGTTCATGTCCATCGCCGAACAGATGGGGTACCGCCTGCAGAACACCGCCTATTCGGTCAACATCAAGGAGCGCCTGGACTTCTCCTGCGCCATCTTCGACGACCGCGGCAACCTGATCGCCAACGCGCCCCATATGCCCGTGCATCTGGGCTCCATGGGCGAGTCCATCCGCACCGTCATGACCGCCAACGCCGACCGCATGAAGCCCGGCGATGCCTATGTGGTCAACGATCCCTACCATGGCGGCACCCATCTGCCGGACGTCACCATCATCACCCCCGTATTCGACCGGGCCGGGCGCGAGATCCTTTTCTACGTCGGCTCGCGCGGGCATCACGCGGACATCGGCGGCACCACCCCGGGGTCGATGCCGCCCGATTCGCGCACGGTGGAAGACGAGGGCGTGCTTTTCACGAACTTTCAACTGGTGCGGGACGGCGAGTTCCGCGAGCGGGAAGCGCGCGAGATCCTCGGCTCGGGCAAGTGGCCGGCCCGCAATCCGGACCAGAACATCGCCGACATGCGCGCGCAGATTGCCGCCAACGAAAAAGGCGTGCAGGAGTTGCTGCGCATGTGCGACCACTTCGGCCTGGACGTGGTGCGCGCCTATATGGGCCACGTGCAGGACAACGCCGAGGAGGCGGTGCGCCGCGTGATCTCGGTGCTGAAGGACGGCAGCTACGAATATCCCCTGGACAATGGCGCGGTCATCCGCGTCGCCGTCCGCGTGGACCGGGACGCCCGCAGCGCCGTGGTGGATTTCACCGGGACATCGCCCCAGCTGGACAATAATTTCAACGCGCCGGGCGCCATCGCCGTGGCGGCGGTGCTGTATGTCTTCCGTACCCTGGTCGACGACGAAATCCCCCTGAACGCCGGCGGGTTGAAGCCGCTGGAAATCATCGTGCCGCAGGGCTCCATGCTGCGTCCCAACCCGCCGGCCTCGGTCGTGGCGGGCAACGTCGAAACCTCCATGTGCATCGTCAATGCGCTGTACGGGGCGCTGGGCGTGCTGGCCGCCAGCCAGGGCACCATGAACAACCTGACGTTCGGCAATGCCCGCTACCAGTACTACGAAACCATCTCCGGCGGCACGGGCGCCGGCCCGCTGCGCATCGATGCGCCCCAGGACACCAGCCAGGGCTTCGATGGCCAGTCGGTGGTCCAGGCGCATATGACCAACTCGCGGCTGACCGATCCGGAGGTGCTGGAGCTGCGTTTCCCCGTGCGCCTGGAATCCTACGAAATCCGCCATGGCTCGGGCGGGAAGGGCCGCTACCGCGGCGGGGACGGCGGCATCCGCAGGCTGCGCTTCCTGGAACCCATGACGGCGGCCATCCTGTCGAACAACCGCCGCTACGCGCCCTTTGGCCTGCATGGCGGCGAGCCGGGACAGGTAGGCCGCAACTACGTGGAACGGGCGGACGGCCGCATCGATCCCCTGGGCCCGCAGGACAGCACGGAACTGCAGGCCGGCGATATCTTCGTCGTGGAAACGCCGGGAGGGGGCGGTTTCGGCAAAATTTAA
- a CDS encoding winged helix DNA-binding protein, with protein sequence MSASHASKPLIAASSHLVSDRAPDLSAVEFGLMIAGHAFNRWIVRCMAAAGLPDLTAIDVIVLHHVHHRQRGKKLADICFTLNIEDTHIVNYSLKKLERLGVVQGQRSGKEVVYSVTDKGSEVIRRYVEVRERCLIDGLPAASSGLEFSQDLANLLRGLSGVYDQAARAATSL encoded by the coding sequence ATGAGTGCTTCCCACGCCTCCAAGCCGCTGATCGCGGCGTCCTCGCATCTGGTCTCCGATCGCGCCCCGGACCTGTCCGCGGTCGAGTTCGGCCTGATGATCGCGGGGCATGCCTTCAACCGCTGGATCGTGCGCTGCATGGCGGCGGCCGGCCTGCCGGACCTGACGGCGATCGACGTCATCGTCCTGCACCACGTGCATCACCGCCAGCGGGGCAAGAAGCTGGCCGATATCTGCTTCACGCTGAATATCGAGGACACGCACATCGTCAATTATTCGCTGAAGAAGCTGGAGCGCCTGGGCGTGGTCCAGGGCCAGCGCAGCGGCAAGGAAGTCGTGTATTCCGTGACCGACAAGGGCAGCGAGGTCATCCGCCGCTACGTAGAGGTACGCGAACGCTGCCTGATCGACGGGCTGCCGGCGGCCAGCAGCGGCCTGGAGTTTTCCCAGGACCTGGCCAATCTGTTGCGCGGCTTGTCGGGGGTGTACGACCAGGCCGCGCGCGCGGCCACATCGCTGTAG
- a CDS encoding ankyrin repeat domain-containing protein, producing the protein MKGKVFPGSRSALTLAAAGLVALALAPAVHAENPANAPVVVANDRADDMRALLAQGWDPNTRIKGQPAIMQAVRDGAWHVYDVLAADRRTDVNASNDHDETPLMYLAIQGQTDRAKALIARGAQVNRLGWTPLHYAASKGQMDVAQLLLAHRAIVNAPGPDGTTPLMMAGLSGSRDMVDLLLKAGADPTTHNLQGLDAAAWASSARHQELATYLSQASSELQARRDAMARGVGAAGGAPATAATPGAASPAPNAPAADTASGTPATGAATVPPVPANASPGGDGQAQPTLKGVEGIRLDPKNGGSAR; encoded by the coding sequence CCTGGTGGCGCTGGCCCTGGCGCCGGCCGTCCACGCGGAAAATCCCGCCAACGCCCCTGTGGTGGTGGCGAACGACCGCGCCGACGATATGCGCGCATTGCTGGCGCAGGGCTGGGATCCGAACACGCGCATCAAGGGTCAGCCGGCCATCATGCAGGCGGTGCGCGACGGCGCCTGGCATGTCTACGATGTGCTGGCCGCCGACCGTCGAACCGATGTCAATGCCAGCAACGATCATGACGAAACGCCCCTGATGTACCTGGCGATCCAGGGCCAGACGGACCGCGCGAAGGCGCTGATCGCCCGTGGCGCGCAGGTCAACCGGCTGGGGTGGACGCCCTTGCACTACGCGGCGTCCAAGGGCCAGATGGACGTCGCCCAGCTATTGCTCGCGCATCGGGCCATTGTCAATGCGCCGGGGCCGGATGGCACCACGCCGCTGATGATGGCGGGGCTTTCCGGCAGCCGTGACATGGTCGACCTTCTCCTGAAGGCCGGCGCCGATCCCACGACGCACAACCTGCAGGGATTGGACGCGGCCGCGTGGGCCTCGTCGGCCAGGCATCAGGAGTTGGCGACCTACCTGAGCCAGGCTTCGTCCGAGCTCCAGGCACGGCGCGATGCGATGGCGCGGGGGGTGGGTGCCGCGGGCGGCGCGCCCGCAACGGCCGCGACGCCGGGGGCCGCGAGCCCGGCGCCGAATGCGCCCGCCGCCGATACGGCGTCCGGCACGCCGGCAACGGGCGCGGCGACCGTTCCGCCCGTGCCCGCGAATGCGTCGCCGGGCGGCGACGGCCAGGCCCAGCCCACGCTCAAGGGCGTGGAAGGGATCCGCCTGGATCCGAAAAACGGCGGCAGCGCGCGCTGA